A window of Phragmitibacter flavus contains these coding sequences:
- a CDS encoding Gfo/Idh/MocA family protein — protein MKSSDTSQKNPSRRRFVKQSVSAGFGFTFLPAYLTSARAADNPQLPPSRRINLGCIGVGGRAGSVIPGLSAAGSAAPIAFCDVDFVTAKGVEKNLQAFPDVKRYNDFRVMLDEMGKDIDAVSVVTPDHTHFTAAIHAMALGKHVYVEKPLTHTFEEAEILMRAEKKFKVVTQMGNQGHTSAGADQFKQMLAAGVVDDIVKIEAWKSPSLWFMNAAERIPGFPKEEPMPESLKSWDLWCGPCEMKPYSKMYHPFNWRGFHVYGGGMFGDWGAHIIDFAHHHLKLGLPTRITPVALADHNQVSFPLSSDIRFEFAERGEKLPAVELHWKAGDFQIEIAEKFGDADKDGKIVVPKPSKNGTLLHRKQGDYLVQRASHDSHSLVYPRTKMVEFKEAMALHKPKLDHFESFVQACMGNGSTESPFSIAGELTQVLNLGMIAEYLNVDLTFDPTTKRFVGNDAANALLSGAPPRGEWADCYKLA, from the coding sequence ATGAAATCATCCGACACCTCTCAAAAAAATCCATCCCGCCGCCGCTTCGTTAAACAATCGGTGTCCGCAGGATTCGGCTTCACGTTTTTGCCTGCTTATCTCACCAGCGCACGCGCAGCGGACAATCCCCAGCTTCCACCCAGTCGGCGGATCAACTTGGGCTGCATCGGTGTCGGTGGCCGGGCTGGCAGCGTCATTCCCGGTTTGTCTGCCGCAGGTTCGGCTGCGCCCATCGCGTTTTGCGACGTGGATTTTGTGACTGCCAAAGGCGTTGAGAAAAACCTGCAGGCGTTTCCTGATGTGAAACGCTACAACGATTTCCGGGTGATGCTGGATGAGATGGGCAAAGATATTGATGCCGTCAGCGTCGTGACGCCCGATCACACGCACTTCACCGCCGCGATTCATGCCATGGCTTTGGGCAAGCATGTGTATGTGGAAAAACCGCTGACGCACACCTTTGAAGAGGCGGAGATCCTCATGCGTGCGGAGAAGAAGTTCAAGGTGGTCACCCAGATGGGCAACCAGGGGCACACTTCGGCAGGAGCGGACCAGTTCAAGCAGATGCTCGCGGCGGGCGTTGTCGACGACATCGTGAAGATTGAAGCATGGAAGTCGCCCTCGCTGTGGTTCATGAATGCGGCGGAACGCATTCCCGGGTTTCCGAAAGAGGAGCCGATGCCAGAATCGTTGAAGAGCTGGGATTTGTGGTGTGGTCCTTGCGAGATGAAGCCGTATAGCAAAATGTATCATCCGTTCAACTGGCGTGGATTCCATGTCTACGGCGGAGGCATGTTTGGCGATTGGGGGGCGCACATCATTGATTTCGCCCATCATCATCTCAAGCTCGGTCTGCCCACCCGCATCACACCGGTGGCGCTTGCCGATCACAATCAGGTGAGCTTCCCGCTGAGTTCCGACATTCGTTTCGAGTTTGCTGAACGCGGCGAAAAACTCCCTGCCGTGGAGTTGCACTGGAAAGCAGGGGATTTTCAAATCGAGATTGCCGAGAAATTCGGCGATGCTGACAAGGATGGTAAAATCGTCGTCCCCAAGCCCAGCAAAAATGGCACCTTGCTGCATCGCAAGCAGGGTGACTACCTGGTCCAACGTGCCTCGCATGACAGCCATTCACTGGTTTATCCGCGCACGAAGATGGTGGAGTTCAAGGAGGCCATGGCGCTTCACAAGCCGAAGCTCGACCATTTCGAAAGCTTTGTGCAAGCCTGCATGGGCAACGGCAGCACCGAGTCTCCCTTCAGCATAGCGGGCGAGTTGACGCAGGTGTTGAACCTGGGGATGATCGCCGAATACTTGAACGTGGATTTGACGTTCGACCCGACAACGAAGCGCTTTGTCGGTAACGATGCCGCCAACGCCTTGCTGTCAGGCGCGCCACCACGAGGTGAGTGGGCCGACTGCTACAAGCTGGCTTAG
- a CDS encoding sulfatase: MAAAPPNIVFFLVDDLGQRDLAVYGSTFYETPNLDRLAKQGMKFTDAYAACPVCSPTRASIITGKYPQRTGITDYIGAPAPDQWKRNTKLLPAPYRDRLALNEVTLADMLKSKGYATMFAGKWHLGPEGFWPEDQGFDVNKGGIDKGGPYGGKKYFSPYGNPRLEDGPDGEHLPDRLAEETNQFIEASKKKGQPFFAYFSFYSVHTPLIAREDLVEKYKKKKEQMGLQAEWGKEGPREVRLVQEHAIYAGMVEAMDQAVGKVLDKLDELGLSDNTLVIFTSDNGGLSTSEGSPTSNVPLRGGKGWMYEGGIREPLLIRWPGVIKAGEVNDTPVSSPDFFATLMEASGATLDTNPVLDGVSLVPLFKGESLTSRPLFWHYPHYGNQGSAPASAVRLGDWKLIEWLEDGRMELFNLKDDLSETNDLAGAQPDRVKELKAKLDEWIKEVGGLMPAKNPGYDESKPDGREAGANRQKKVQPKQ; the protein is encoded by the coding sequence ATGGCTGCGGCTCCGCCGAACATCGTGTTCTTTTTGGTGGATGATCTGGGTCAGCGTGATCTTGCGGTGTATGGCAGCACTTTTTATGAAACTCCGAATCTGGACAGGCTGGCAAAACAGGGCATGAAATTCACCGATGCCTATGCGGCCTGTCCGGTTTGTTCACCGACGCGGGCAAGCATCATAACGGGAAAATATCCCCAACGAACAGGCATCACTGACTACATTGGTGCACCGGCTCCAGATCAGTGGAAACGCAACACCAAACTGCTTCCGGCTCCTTACCGCGACCGGCTTGCCCTGAATGAAGTGACACTTGCGGACATGCTGAAGTCGAAAGGTTATGCGACGATGTTTGCGGGCAAGTGGCACCTTGGACCAGAGGGTTTCTGGCCGGAGGATCAGGGGTTTGATGTAAACAAGGGGGGGATCGACAAGGGCGGCCCATATGGCGGAAAGAAATATTTCTCGCCGTATGGCAATCCCCGGCTTGAGGACGGTCCCGACGGCGAGCATCTGCCGGATCGGCTGGCGGAGGAAACCAACCAGTTCATCGAAGCCAGCAAGAAGAAGGGACAACCGTTCTTTGCTTATTTTTCGTTCTACTCCGTGCACACTCCCTTGATCGCGAGGGAGGATTTGGTGGAGAAGTATAAGAAGAAAAAAGAACAGATGGGGTTGCAGGCCGAGTGGGGCAAAGAAGGCCCGAGGGAGGTGCGGTTGGTTCAAGAACATGCGATTTATGCCGGCATGGTGGAGGCCATGGATCAGGCGGTGGGCAAGGTCTTGGACAAATTGGATGAGCTCGGTTTGAGCGACAACACGCTGGTGATTTTCACCTCGGACAATGGAGGTCTTTCGACCAGCGAAGGTTCGCCAACGTCCAATGTGCCGCTTCGTGGTGGCAAGGGTTGGATGTATGAGGGCGGCATTCGTGAGCCGTTGTTGATTCGCTGGCCGGGCGTGATCAAAGCGGGTGAGGTGAATGACACGCCGGTGTCGAGCCCCGATTTTTTCGCGACTTTGATGGAGGCTTCTGGCGCCACATTGGATACGAACCCGGTGCTGGACGGCGTCAGTCTGGTGCCGCTCTTCAAAGGCGAATCATTAACCTCCCGTCCGCTCTTCTGGCATTATCCGCATTATGGGAATCAAGGAAGTGCGCCCGCTTCGGCGGTGCGATTGGGGGACTGGAAATTGATCGAGTGGTTGGAGGATGGTCGGATGGAGCTGTTTAATTTGAAGGATGATTTGAGTGAGACGAATGACCTGGCGGGGGCGCAACCGGATCGGGTGAAGGAGTTGAAAGCGAAGCTTGATGAGTGGATAAAAGAAGTGGGTGGGCTAATGCCCGCGAAGAATCCCGGGTATGATGAGTCGAAACCCGATGGGCGGGAGGCGGGGGCGAATCGGCAGAAAAAGGTCCAGCCGAAGCAGTGA
- a CDS encoding fibronectin type III domain-containing protein, which yields MASNEIPDSYNDLVSLAEDAADGAQTHGVAIGLSQNTEAKIRTDLITLIGDPTAVPPVPGKQGIFTAAKSAKPAKTLLKNQAERNARAFATTAVNILKPHLGTQWNSQWQAAGFVSGSLAIPDNPLPLLGQLRDYFTAHPAQENAPLNITAALAQAQITALSNARSAANDSNTAMGIAKAERDSAQRALYKRMSGLLAELSQLLTPDDPLWYAFGFDRPADGQQPGPIDDLVLTPGSAGMVYADWEDARRAARYRVFKQISGTDPAPVQVANAVIESEYTLTALPSGATVQITIVAVNDAGEGVLPATATMVVP from the coding sequence ATGGCCTCCAACGAAATTCCCGATTCCTACAACGACCTCGTCTCCCTCGCCGAAGATGCCGCCGACGGTGCCCAAACTCACGGCGTTGCCATCGGTCTCTCCCAAAACACCGAAGCGAAAATCCGCACCGACCTCATCACCCTCATCGGCGACCCCACCGCCGTCCCGCCCGTTCCCGGCAAACAAGGCATCTTTACCGCCGCCAAATCCGCGAAACCCGCCAAAACCCTCCTCAAAAACCAGGCTGAACGCAACGCCCGCGCCTTCGCCACTACTGCTGTCAACATCCTCAAACCCCACCTCGGCACCCAATGGAACAGCCAGTGGCAGGCCGCCGGATTCGTCAGCGGCTCCCTAGCCATTCCCGACAACCCGCTGCCCCTCCTCGGCCAATTGCGCGACTACTTCACCGCCCATCCCGCCCAGGAAAACGCCCCGCTCAACATCACCGCCGCCCTCGCCCAAGCCCAAATCACCGCCCTCTCCAACGCCCGCAGCGCCGCCAACGACAGCAACACCGCCATGGGCATCGCCAAAGCTGAACGCGACTCCGCCCAAAGAGCCTTGTATAAACGCATGAGCGGCCTCCTTGCCGAACTCTCCCAACTCCTCACCCCCGACGATCCGCTCTGGTATGCCTTCGGTTTCGACCGCCCCGCCGACGGACAACAACCCGGCCCCATCGACGACCTCGTCCTCACTCCCGGCAGCGCCGGCATGGTTTACGCCGACTGGGAAGACGCCCGCCGCGCCGCCCGCTACCGCGTTTTCAAACAAATCTCCGGCACCGATCCCGCCCCCGTGCAGGTCGCCAACGCCGTGATTGAAAGCGAATACACCCTCACCGCCCTCCCCAGCGGCGCAACCGTGCAGATCACCATCGTCGCCGTCAACGATGCCGGTGAAGGCGTGCTGCCTGCGACGGCTACCATGGTGGTGCCCTGA
- a CDS encoding glycosyltransferase — protein MSSRISPSPPPAVPVWRVRGKMFCDDDGQKKVLNGVTYGPFAPGLDGPWPEVGQIAADMRHVRSLGFDVVRVYELPNEALLEACRREGLGVLVGIAWTQHVDFFAEREMQVAREARERVREVARRFANEPAVMGFIVGNEIEKTLVRWMGPDRVRDFLEGLVAIVQSEAPLKPVSYASYPSTEYLMPRNADFVAFNVFLEERGKLAGYLQHLQNIAAGRPLVITEFGIDTKHHGEAFQAEARQWLEEEVWRAGVAGRFWFSFTDEWHRGGEEVTGWEFGLVTRQRREKLGCVVAPVEVALGKSRISVVVCTRNGANTLRECLEALRRQRHAPHEVLIIDDGSTDDVPNIARQFAEFGYHRQEHAGLSAARNLGMKMATGDVIAYTDDDCFPDEDWVWHLSLAFEDQQWIGAGGPNLSPPPRTVTEACVAAAPGAPSHVLVNDVEAEHLPGCNLAIRKPALEAIGGFREEFMTAGDDVDVCWRLQEAGGRMRFVPAAVVWHHRRFTVSAYLHQQSGYGRAEAMLIKRFAERFAWFGGARWRGAIYGDGAGELGRLDQQRIHFGEYGSAPFQCVYAGWDTGFWSWWRGLPWLALVVGAGVLGSPIFCGVFLALGLIAAQRRASRFDDVLKRPTRWQQGLLWFLCLAQPVARDWARLKTMVKLSAWPKGKLAWPAMPWRLRQPGPRTDRDLQMVWWSADGRGREELLARLVHLAEPWGLEITSTGDDSFWDLQVTVGGQRWWLTTVTEYHESQQRLTRVALRRPWMSGSAESRLRDWITQAAQDCGLFAAGGLRETPPENARLAVAR, from the coding sequence ATGAGTTCACGCATCTCCCCCTCTCCACCCCCGGCGGTTCCCGTTTGGCGCGTGAGAGGGAAGATGTTCTGTGATGATGATGGGCAGAAGAAGGTGTTGAATGGGGTGACCTACGGACCTTTTGCACCGGGGCTGGATGGGCCATGGCCGGAGGTCGGGCAGATCGCGGCAGACATGCGGCATGTGCGCAGTCTGGGGTTTGATGTGGTGCGGGTGTATGAGCTGCCGAATGAGGCATTGCTGGAAGCGTGTCGTCGTGAAGGCTTGGGGGTGTTGGTGGGGATCGCATGGACCCAGCATGTGGACTTTTTTGCGGAGAGGGAGATGCAGGTGGCGCGTGAGGCGCGGGAGCGGGTGCGCGAGGTGGCACGACGGTTTGCTAATGAGCCGGCGGTGATGGGCTTCATTGTGGGAAATGAGATTGAGAAAACGTTGGTGCGATGGATGGGGCCGGATCGGGTGAGGGATTTCCTGGAGGGTCTGGTGGCAATCGTGCAAAGCGAGGCACCGCTGAAGCCGGTGTCGTATGCGAGTTATCCATCGACGGAGTATCTGATGCCGCGCAATGCGGATTTTGTGGCGTTTAATGTGTTCCTGGAAGAACGAGGCAAGCTGGCGGGCTATTTACAGCATTTGCAGAACATTGCGGCGGGTCGACCTCTGGTGATCACGGAGTTTGGCATTGATACCAAACATCACGGAGAGGCATTTCAGGCGGAGGCGCGGCAGTGGTTGGAGGAAGAGGTTTGGCGTGCGGGGGTAGCGGGAAGGTTTTGGTTTTCGTTCACGGATGAATGGCATCGCGGCGGCGAGGAGGTCACGGGTTGGGAGTTTGGGTTGGTGACACGGCAGCGGCGGGAGAAGCTCGGATGTGTGGTGGCTCCCGTGGAAGTGGCACTTGGCAAAAGCCGGATCTCGGTGGTGGTATGCACCCGCAATGGGGCGAACACTTTGAGGGAATGTTTGGAGGCATTGCGGCGTCAGCGCCATGCCCCACATGAGGTGCTTATCATTGACGATGGCTCCACCGATGACGTGCCGAACATCGCGCGGCAATTTGCGGAGTTTGGGTATCATCGACAGGAGCATGCGGGACTGAGTGCCGCTCGCAACCTGGGCATGAAGATGGCGACGGGGGATGTGATCGCTTATACGGATGACGATTGTTTTCCCGATGAAGACTGGGTGTGGCATCTGAGCCTGGCCTTTGAAGATCAGCAATGGATCGGCGCAGGTGGCCCCAACCTGTCGCCGCCACCGCGCACCGTGACGGAGGCGTGTGTTGCTGCGGCGCCTGGAGCACCTTCGCATGTGTTGGTGAATGATGTGGAGGCGGAACATTTGCCGGGATGCAATCTGGCGATTCGCAAGCCGGCGCTGGAAGCGATTGGGGGATTTCGCGAGGAGTTCATGACGGCAGGAGATGACGTGGATGTGTGCTGGCGCTTGCAGGAAGCGGGGGGGAGGATGCGCTTTGTGCCGGCTGCCGTGGTATGGCATCACCGACGTTTTACGGTCAGTGCTTATTTGCATCAGCAAAGTGGCTACGGGCGGGCGGAGGCGATGTTGATCAAGCGTTTTGCAGAGCGTTTTGCATGGTTTGGCGGAGCGCGTTGGCGTGGGGCAATCTATGGCGATGGAGCAGGTGAATTGGGTCGGCTGGATCAGCAGCGCATTCATTTCGGTGAGTATGGTTCGGCCCCTTTTCAGTGTGTTTATGCGGGTTGGGACACGGGTTTCTGGTCGTGGTGGCGTGGACTGCCTTGGCTGGCGCTGGTTGTGGGGGCCGGGGTGTTGGGGTCGCCGATTTTTTGCGGTGTCTTTCTGGCTCTGGGACTGATTGCGGCGCAGCGTCGGGCGAGCCGCTTTGATGATGTGTTGAAGCGTCCAACCCGATGGCAGCAAGGCTTGTTGTGGTTCCTGTGTCTCGCCCAGCCGGTGGCGCGGGATTGGGCGCGACTGAAGACCATGGTGAAGCTGTCGGCGTGGCCGAAGGGCAAGCTTGCATGGCCAGCGATGCCCTGGCGGCTGCGGCAACCGGGGCCGCGCACGGATCGGGATTTGCAGATGGTGTGGTGGAGTGCCGACGGAAGGGGACGTGAGGAACTGTTGGCGCGACTGGTTCATCTGGCTGAACCCTGGGGTTTGGAGATCACTTCGACGGGCGACGACAGTTTTTGGGATTTGCAGGTGACGGTGGGCGGTCAGCGTTGGTGGTTGACGACAGTAACGGAGTATCACGAATCCCAGCAACGATTGACGAGAGTGGCTTTGAGAAGACCTTGGATGTCGGGTTCTGCGGAATCGCGTCTGCGTGACTGGATCACCCAGGCGGCTCAGGATTGCGGGCTTTTTGCGGCTGGGGGATTGCGGGAGACACCGCCAGAGAATGCGCGGCTCGCGGTTGCCAGATGA
- a CDS encoding toxin-antitoxin system YwqK family antitoxin — protein sequence MMGFALVSCGKPKEAAYDQLDYESRGALAFFKDPETGKGFTGLAKQTDKKGTVTAEFPMKDGLFHGNVREWYPDGTPKSETEFKGGERHGRNIEWNADGTIYNQRVYERDKIISENKPQP from the coding sequence ATGATGGGGTTCGCCTTGGTTTCCTGTGGCAAGCCAAAAGAGGCGGCCTATGACCAGCTCGATTATGAGAGCCGGGGTGCGCTGGCATTCTTCAAAGATCCTGAGACGGGCAAAGGATTCACCGGACTGGCAAAGCAGACTGACAAGAAGGGCACGGTGACGGCGGAGTTCCCGATGAAAGATGGGTTGTTTCATGGCAACGTGCGAGAGTGGTATCCTGATGGCACGCCGAAATCAGAGACCGAGTTCAAGGGCGGCGAACGCCATGGTCGGAATATCGAATGGAACGCCGATGGCACCATTTACAATCAACGGGTGTATGAGCGCGACAAGATCATCAGTGAGAACAAACCGCAGCCATGA